One Diospyros lotus cultivar Yz01 chromosome 1, ASM1463336v1, whole genome shotgun sequence genomic window carries:
- the LOC127813254 gene encoding uncharacterized protein LOC127813254 produces the protein MDCTYKTNRYRYPLLQIVGVTSTELTFPVAFAFMDHEYEDNYTWAMERLQSLMGSNIFPRVVVTDRELALINAIHKVAESAHAKLKRHLGSSQGDFESSWTIINSLIELQHTEIKGSFEKSLTLVQHNFKPEIFRELRGIISRNAMNMVLKETQIAQKIGVDKISCGCVIRSTHGLPCAHEIAEFIIQGRPIPLSVVHSHWRKLHLMQTSCDEDISSLLMIEPEIDTIYKKFQLESEAGKLVLKQKLRELVDPATTSLMAPSVKVKTKGKPSSKKKYHFDSSTKRDPSYFEIVQSSHDNTTPVIHSSSKIGKECKHSKSRVNVKYRLRGYDDSFPPNVQYFIHNIMNVDSDGHCGFRAIAALLGMSEQNWGDIRLNLIEELHVFRAEYSQLYGSNMRVDELMHALSCFESVAPPQHWMTLPDMGHLIASKYNVVLIHLSRLQCLTYLPLRSVPPPSLQHRIISIGFVNDCHFVQVFLKPNSPIPHVALK, from the exons ATGGattgtacatacaaaactaatagGTACAGATATCCACTGCTTCAGATTGTTGGTGTAACATCCACTGAATTGACTTTTCCTGTTGCATTTGCATTCATGGATCATGAATACGAGGATAACTATACATGGGCAATGGAAAGATTACAGAGTTTGATGGGATCTAATATATTTCCAAGAGTAGTTGTTACGGACAGAGAATTAGCATTGATAAATGCAATACACAAAGT GGCTGAGAGTGCACATGCGAAGCTGAAAAGACATCTTGGATCATCTCAAGGTGATTTTGAGTCATCATGGACAATCATCAACTCTCTTATTGAGTTACAGCATACTGAGATCAAAGGATCGTTTGAGAAGAGCTTAACATTGGTGCAACATAATTTCAAACCAGAAATTTTCAGAGAATTACGAGGTATTATCTCTAGAAATGCAATGAATATGGTGTTAAAGGAAACACAGATAGCTCAGAAAATTGGGGTGGATAAGATTTCATGTGGATGTGTGATAAGAAGTACACATGGTTTGccttgtgcacatgaaattgcAGAGTTCATCATTCAAGGACGACCAATTCCCTTATCAGTTGTGCATTCTCATTGGAGAAAGTTACATTTGATGCAGACTAGTTGTGATGAAGATATCTCATCTCTACTGATGATTGAGCCAGAGATAGATACCATATATAAGAAGTTTCAATTAGAATCAGAGGCAGGTAAATTggtattgaaacaaaagttgagAGAATTAGTTGATCCTGCTACAACTTCATTGATGGCGCCAAGTGTTAAAGTTAAAACAAAAGGTAAGCCATCctcaaagaaaaaatatcactttGATAGTTCTACCAAGCGTGATccatcttattttgaaatagtacAATCTTCTCATGATAATACAACCCCAGTAATACACAGTTCAAGTAAGATAGGGAAGGAATGTAAGCATTCAAAATCTCGTGTGAATGTGAAATATAGATTGCGAGGTTATGATGATTCGTTTCCACCAAACGTACAATATTTCATACACAATATTATGAATGTAGATTCTGATGGACATTGTGGGTTTCGTGCCATTGCGGCATTACTTGGCATGAGTGAGCAAAATTGGGGAGATATTCGTCTTAACCTGATTGAAGAGTTACATGTTTTTCGTGCTGAGTATTCACAATTATATGGATCTAATATGCGTGTAGATGAGTTAATGCATGCACTCTCTTGCTTTGAGTCTGTTGCACCTCCCCAGCACTGGATGACATTACCTGACATGGGACATTTGATCGCTTCAAAGTATAATGTGGTCTTGATCCATTTGTCCAGACTTCAATGTCTTACCTATCTTCCGCTGAGATCAGTACCTCCTCCATCACTACAACACAGAATTATTAGTATTGGTTTTGTgaatgattgtcattttgttcag gtGTTTCTTAAACCAAACTCGCCAATACCTCATGTTGCACTCAAGTGA